CAGCTCCGGGTGGCCGACCTCGCAGGCGAGCACCGCCTGGGTGCAGGCCGACAGCGAGGAGTCGCGTACGGTGCGGCGCTCGTAGTAGAGGAAGTTGCGCAGCTTCTCCGCGTCGGTGAACGCGTCGCCCCGCCAGTGCATGGCGAGCACCAGGTCGGCCTGCTTGACGACCTGCTTGCGGTACAGGTCGAAGTACGGGTAGTGCAGCAGCAGCGGGTACTTCTCCGGTGGGGTGTGCAGGAAGTCCCACTCCTGGAGCCGGGTGAACCCCTCCACCTGCTGGTGGACGTCGATCTCCTCGTCGTACGGGACGGACATGGACATCGCCGCGTCCCGCCAGCCCGCCGCCTCCTCGTCGGTGACGCCGAGGTGGAGCGCCTCGTCGCGGTAGCGCCCCACCACCTCGGCGGCGGTGAGGAGGTTCCGCTGAGCCATGAGGTTGGTGTAGATGTTGTCGTTCTTGACCGCCGTGTACTCGTCCGGACCGGTGACCCCGTCGATGTGGAAGACGCCGTGCCGGTCGTGGTGGCCGAGCGACCGCCACAGCCGGGCCGTCTCGACCAGCAACTCCAGCCCGATCTCCCGCTCCAACTGCTCGTCGCCGGTGGCGAGGACGTAGCGGCGCAGCGCGTCGGCGACGTCCGCCGCGATGTGGAACGCCGCCGTGCCCGCCGGCCAGTAGCCGGACGACTCGGGGCCCTCGATCGTCCGCCACGGGAACGCCGCGCCCTCCAGGTTCAGCGTCTCGGCCCGCTCCCGGGCCTGCTCCAGGGTGGCGTGCCGCCAGTAGAGCGCGTTGCGTACCGCGTCCGGCTGGGTGTACGTGAGCACCGGCAGCACGAACATCTCGGTGTCCCAGAACGCGTGCCCGTCGTACCCGGGCCCGGTGAGGCCCTTCGCGGAGATCGGCCGGCGTTCGGCGCGGGCACCGGCCTGGAGCACGTGGAACAGCCCGAACCGGACGGCCTGCTGGACCTCCGGGTCACCCTCGACCCGCACGTCGGCCGCGTCCCAGAACTCGTCGAGGTAGCCGCGCTGCTCGCGGCAGAGCCCGTCCCAGCCGTCGAGCCGGGCGGCGGCGAGCGCCGCGCCGACCTGGTCCCGCAGGGCCGGCAGGGAGCGACGGCTGGACCAGCCGTACGTCAGGTATTTGATCACCCGCAGCTTCTCGCCCGGCTTGAGGACACAGCCGACGGTGGTGCGGACCCAGTCCTCGTAGCCCTCGGACTCGACGGTGACGTGCTCCGGCCCGCGCACCTCGTGGTCCATCGCGGCGGCCACCCGCAGCCCGGAGACCTTGGTCCGGTGGATCAGCAGCCCACCGTCGTCGGTGGTCAGCTCCTCCTCGGCCTGCAGCGGCGATTCGAGCACCGCCGCCACCCGCGGGTCGCGGCTCTGCGCGGGCAGCGACTCGTTGGCCACCAGCTCCGACTGGACGATCAGCCGCAGCGGGCCGTCGACCGCCTCCACCTCGTAGTTGATCGCCGCCACCGCGCGCTGGGTGAACGACACCAGTCGGGTGCTGCGGACCTTGACCTCCCGGCCGGCCGGCGAACGCCAGTGCAGCTCCCGGTGCAGGGTGCCGGCGCGCATGTCGAGGATCCGCTCGTGGGACAGCAGCTCGCCGTAGCGGACGTCCAGCGGCTCGTCGTCCACCATCAGACGGATCAGCTTGCCGTTGGTCACGTTGACGATGGTCTGGCCGGACTCGGGGAAGCCGTACCCGGCCTCGGCGTAGGGCAGCGGGCGCAGCTCGTAGAACGAGTTCAGGTAGGTGCCCGGCAGGCCGTGCG
This genomic stretch from Micromonospora krabiensis harbors:
- a CDS encoding glycoside hydrolase family 65 protein — encoded protein: MIRERAYPVEPWHVRETRLDTDVLAQSESVFALSNGHVGLRGNLDEGEPHGLPGTYLNSFYELRPLPYAEAGYGFPESGQTIVNVTNGKLIRLMVDDEPLDVRYGELLSHERILDMRAGTLHRELHWRSPAGREVKVRSTRLVSFTQRAVAAINYEVEAVDGPLRLIVQSELVANESLPAQSRDPRVAAVLESPLQAEEELTTDDGGLLIHRTKVSGLRVAAAMDHEVRGPEHVTVESEGYEDWVRTTVGCVLKPGEKLRVIKYLTYGWSSRRSLPALRDQVGAALAAARLDGWDGLCREQRGYLDEFWDAADVRVEGDPEVQQAVRFGLFHVLQAGARAERRPISAKGLTGPGYDGHAFWDTEMFVLPVLTYTQPDAVRNALYWRHATLEQARERAETLNLEGAAFPWRTIEGPESSGYWPAGTAAFHIAADVADALRRYVLATGDEQLEREIGLELLVETARLWRSLGHHDRHGVFHIDGVTGPDEYTAVKNDNIYTNLMAQRNLLTAAEVVGRYRDEALHLGVTDEEAAGWRDAAMSMSVPYDEEIDVHQQVEGFTRLQEWDFLHTPPEKYPLLLHYPYFDLYRKQVVKQADLVLAMHWRGDAFTDAEKLRNFLYYERRTVRDSSLSACTQAVLACEVGHPELGHSYLREAALMDLHDLNENTRDGVHMASLAGAWIALVAGFGGLRDHDGTLSFSPRLSSRLSRLEFSLQWRGRRLRVDVRPHQTTYALRHADQDDVVELRHHGETIRVTCDEPVTVPVPPAHPSGPAPEQPPGRGPLLRLPQNEQ